The following nucleotide sequence is from Nycticebus coucang isolate mNycCou1 chromosome 8, mNycCou1.pri, whole genome shotgun sequence.
CCTTTTGTTCTtctgaaatatgtttttattggTCTTTGCAGTCTCATATcacaaaggaacaaaataaacacaaggCAGATATGGTTGGGCAGGGAGCACAGACATGTGGCGGCCTTGAAAGCAGCTCTCCCCCTTGAGTCTCTAGAACCTGCCATGTGTAATCAGACAGTCTTTTGAGAAGGGGGCTGTCAGGTGGGAACATTTCAGCAGGTGCCGACGAGCGCCTTACAAACGACTGGCTGAACACCTTTCCTCCCAGGCCTCTCTGCCCCAGGATCACTCAATCTGCTCAGTCCTTGCTGCCCGCCCGCTCGCTTGCTGCAGGGGAATGCGTGCTCAGAGAGAGATGACACTTCTGAGGTGGCCCACGGCTCTGGGTGCAGAGGAGCCTGGGTGGGGAATTCAGGGGACCACACATCCCTGTGGCCATGGGATAAAGGACCATGGGGAAAAAAGGGGGCATGGCGGCCAGCTAAGGGGCCTTTGGCTTTGTCCTGGAAAAAACAACAGAGAAGGACCAAGTGAGGGCCCCAATTTCCCCACCCACACCCCAACATAACATGCATATTCAGAGTACAGAGAGAAGCATCCAGTACATTCTACATTCTATCTTAAAAACAATGTTTCAACAGTCCCAGAAGAACTTAAATTgtcctagagcagcagttctcaacctgtggcttgCCACCCAcagggaactgtattaaaaggttggGGCattaggttgagaaccactgtcctagagtcTTGTATAATCCAGGCAATACACATTCAAAATTCACTTCTTTAATGGGTTCTTCTTTGATTTATTAAAGATTCCCCCTCCCCAGGAAAGACCACACTATCCTGGTGGCTCCTGATGTTCCccaaaaaatacattataaaaagaaagaaaagtcactaTATGTGAATCAAAGAGTTGCCTTCACATAGCAATTTGGGGGGCATTCTGTAATAGCAAAGGGATTCAACTAATCAGCACAGGCCTCCCACTCTGGCACTCCATCTGACTCAACCCTGCTCCCAGCCTACCTAATCACCCAGGGCTTCTGGTTTCCTGGAGGACAAAAAGCAAGCCGGAAAGTATTCTGGATAAAGTCTTCCCCCACAGGTCCCCCCACTGGGGGGGGACTATGGGTTACTGTTATCAAGAAATACCTAAATACAACTACACTTCCaccaaaaaaaccctcaaatctATACAAACACACAATAAAAATCAAGCAATCTTACCAGGGCTTGAAAACTCAGGGTGAGGTGCTGGGCTGAGGgccaagaggaggaggaggaggagggaaagcatgggggaggggggtgagggCTCCAAGGATGGCTGCCAGGGCCTTCTGTGACTAAAATCCCTCCCATCTCCTGGCCATGCGCTGGAGACCTCTCCTGCTGCTGGGGGCTCACCTTTGTACTGGGGAGTGAATTTGCGCATCTCAGCTGGGAGGGTCTCGTAGAACTGATGTTCCCTTGGGACGAGGGGCTTGCACAGGGTTGTCTCATTGAAGCGGAGCACACACGAGTGCCCCCCGACCTGGTGGACAAAGGGCTCCAGCAGGATGCCCTTGGCACGGGGCTCCATGTCCATGGCCCTGAAGGCCGGGCTCATCCTCTGGGTGCAGGtggcagggagaagggggaggtggCAGGGTCCAGAAGCCAGCACGTCCTCTCTCTATTGTCTGTGCCTGCGTCAGACTGATCTTGGCTTCTTGGCTTGTGCAGGCCAGGATTCTCTGCTGGAAACAAACACAATGATGACATGGGGTTTGGAAGCTGCCTGCCTATAGCCTCATAGCAGCTTGCCTGGCTTCACAGACAAATAGCCTAAATTCACACAGGGCTCCGCCCACTCCATTCACCCTGGCCCCATCTCCTCCCACAGAAGAACAAACACTCAGCTCACTGGGTGGAGCGAGATGCAGACAGGCAGGAAATAGGTTCCAGGGACCCCTAAACAACCACAGGCATCCCCCCAAAGCCTCAGTAATGTTAGAAAGCCCCTATTCCAGGCAAAACACAATACTGCCGTGAGGTGAAATCACAATTTCAAATCTAATACTCGGATTAAATCTTAGCATTTTCCAATAAAATTGACAAGCTTAAGGTGAATGACATCCAAATCTCTCCACTAATTGTATTttcataaaatgcatttaaatacaGGGAAAACCTCCTTGGCACATAATCCAGTTAAGATTTGCTTGTccaggctcggctcctgtggctcaagcggctaaggcgccagccacgtacacctgagctggcgggttcgaatccagcctgggcctgccaaacaacaatgacggctgcaatcaaaaaatagctaggcgttgtggtgggcccctgtagtcccagctacttgggaggcagaggcaggagaatcgcttaagcccaggagttggaggttgctgtgagctgtgaagccacaaccTCTACccagggactctgtctccaaaaaagaaaagattttgcttgtccagggcagtgcctaaggctcagtgggtagggcactggccccatataccgtgggtggtaggttcgaacccggccccagccaaactgcaacaaaaaaatagctgggtgttgtggtgggcacctg
It contains:
- the IP6K2 gene encoding inositol hexakisphosphate kinase 2 isoform X3, translated to MSPAFRAMDMEPRAKGILLEPFVHQVGGHSCVLRFNETTLCKPLVPREHQFYETLPAEMRKFTPQYKGQSQRPLSWPPCPLFSPWSFIPWPQGCVVP